The DNA region CGCACATGGACGCCCGCGACCCCGAGCTGACGCGAGAACTGAACGCGACGCTCCAGACCCGCAGAGAACTCGGCCAGGAGTACGACGAGGAGCTGATCTCCTCGTTCCTGGAGAAGTTCGACAAGCGTCTGGAGACGGTCGTGGACAACCGGCTGCGCCGGCAGGCGGCCGAGCAGCAGATGGCCGTCGCCCGCGGCGCGCGGCCCTCCTCGGGCGGGGCCTCGCCCTCGTATCCGGAAGGCATGGGCCCCCGGCTGCTGGCGGTGGCCTCGCTGGTGCTCGCCGTGCCGCTGTCGGCCATCGCCGCCGTCAACACGGGCCTGCCGGGGCTGCTGGTGTGCTGGGCGGGCATCGTCGGCGTCAACGCCGTGCAGGCGAACGGATTCCGGCTCCCCTTCGGACGGGAGCGGGACGGCAGCCGCAAGACGAGCGACTGGGACTAGGCGAGCCACGCGAGGGGCCGGAGACGGCGGGGGCCGCCGCACCCCGGCGCCGTCGCCGGGGCGGGACGAACGGCGGCCCCCGCCTGGATACACGCCGGCGTCAGTACCGGTCGCGTCCTGGCGTACACGGACCCGGGAGCCGCACCGGAGTTCCACGACGCCTGCGCACTCCACTGTGCGGGACGAGTGTCAACTGCGCGTTTCGCGGCCGTGACACTCTCCCACCGAGCCGGCTCGACCCATCACCCCGTCGCCCCATCGCCTCGATGTGTCACGCCACTTCGAGGCGCGCCCTCACTTCGATCGGGCACTCACTTCTTCGTGCCGCTCGCCAGATACGCCAGCAGATCCTGCCTGCTGAGCACGCCCACCGGCTTGCCCTCCGCCAACACCACTGCCGCGTCGGCCCGTTCGAGCACCGGCATCAGGTCGCCGACGGACTCGCCCGAGCCGACGTGCGGCAGCGGGGCGCTCATGTGCTTCTCCAGCAGGTCGCCCAGCGAGGCCCGCTGCGCGAACAGCGCGTCCAGCAGCTCCCGTTCGACGACGGACCCCACGACCTCGGCGGCCATCACGTCCGGATGCCCCGCACCCGGCTTGACCACCGGCATCTGCGAGACGCCGTACTCACGCAGCACCTCGATGGCCTCGCCGACCGTCTCCTCGGGATGCATGTGCACGAGGGAGGGGATGGGGCCCTCCTTGTGCCGCAGTACGTCTCCCACCCGTACCGCCGTGGCCTCGCCCTCCTCCAGGAAGCCGTAGTCGTTCATCCACTCGTCGTTGAAGATCTTGCTGAGATAGCCGCGGCCGCCGTCCGGCAGCAGCACGACCACCACGTCGTCAGGGCCCAGCCCGCGTGCGACCTCCAGCGCGCCCACCACGGCCATACCGCAGGAGCCGCCCACCAGCAGGCCCTCCTCCTTCGCCAGACGCCGCGTCATCTGGAAGGAGTCCTTGTCGGAGACGGGAACGATCTCGTCCGCCACGCCGCGGTCGTAGGCCTCCGGCCAGAAGTCCTCGCCGACGCCCTCCACCAGATACGGACGGCCGGAACCGCCGCTGTAGACCGAACCCTCGGGGTCCGCGCCGACGATGCGCACGCGCCCGTCGCTGACTTCCTTGAGGTAACGGCCGGTTCCGGAGATGGTGCCGCCGGTGCCGATGCCCGCGACGAAGTGCGTGATCCGCCCGTCGGTCTGCCGCCACAGCTCCGGCCCGGTCGTCTCGTAGTGCGAGCGCGGGTTGTTGGGGTTGCTGTACTGGTCGGGCTTCCATGAGCCGGGGGTCTCGCGCACGAGCCGGTCCGAGACGTTGTAGTACGAGTCGGGGTGCTCGGGGTCGACGGCCGTGGGGCAGACCACGACCTCCGCGCCGTAGGCGCGCAGCACATTGATCTTGTCCGTCGAGACCTTGTCGGGACACACGAACAGGCAGCGATAGCCCTTCTGCTGGGCGACGATGGCAAGCCCGACGCCGGTGTTGCCGGAGGTGGGCTCGACGATGGTGCCGCCCGGGCGGAGTTCGCCGGACGCCTCCGCCGCCTCGATCATCCGCAGCGCGATCCGGTCCTTTACGGAACCGCCGGGGTTGAAGTATTCGACCTTCGCGAGCACCGTGGCACGGATACCCTCCGTAACACTGTTGAGCTTGATCAGCGGGGTATCGCCGACAAGGTCGATCATGGACTCGTGATACTGCAACGTGGTCTCCGCGCGTCCGTGGGCAGCGTCGTTGCATGCCCTTACCGTCACGATATTGCGCAACACGCGCACACCGGAGGCCCGTTGCGAAGGTTGCAGAGCGGTCCCCACGGGGCAACACAGTGTTAAGGGCGCTCGGCCCGCACGTCACAGGACGCGCACCGAGCGCTCACACCGACTACCCAACCAGAGTGCCCTTTCATGCACTCGGCCCGGTGTCGTCCCAGGTGACACACGCGTCACCGTGGCCGCGGCAGACTCACGAAGCACCAGCAGGAGGCGGACCAGAAACATGCCGATGTCGAAGGCGGCGAGCGCAAGAGTGGCACGGCGGATCGCGACCGCGGCCGCATACGGCGGCGGCGGCCTCAGCCTGCTCGGCGGCGCCGCGGTCGGACTGCTGTTCACCGAGGCCCAGCTCGCCAAGCGCAGGATCGGCGGCTCGGACGACGAACCGCCCAAGGCCGACGGCGTCTACGGCGCCGCCTTCGCAGGACAGCACCGGGGACGCCCCGTAAGGCTCGGATTCCTCGGCGACTCCACCGCGGCGGGGCAAGGCGTCCAACTGCCCCGCCAGACACCGGGAGCGCTGCTCGCCTCGGCGCTCGCCGCCGTCGCCGAACGTCCCGTGGAACTGCGCAACGTGGCGCTGCCCGGCGCCCAGTCCGACGACTTGGAGCGCCAGGTCACGCTGCTGCTGAGCGAGCACGACCTCGACCTCGCGCCCGACGTCTGCATCATCATGATCGGCGCCAACGACGTGACCCACCGGATGCCCCCGTCCCGTGCGGTGCGACTGCTGTCCGACGCGGTGGCGCGGCTGCGTACCGCGGGATGCGAGGTCGTCGTCGGCACCTGCCCCGACCTGGGCTCCATCGAGCCGGTGGGGCAGCCGCTGCGGTGGGTCGCACGCCGGCTGAGCCGGCAGCTCGCCGCCGCGCAGACCATCGCGGTCGTCGAGGAGGGCGCCCGTACGGTCTCGCTCGGCGACCTGCTCGGGCCCGAGTTCGCGGCGCACCCGCGGGAGCTGTTCGGACCGGACAACTACCACCCCTCGGCGGAGGGTTACGCGACGGCCGCCATGGCGATACTGCCGACGCTGTGCGCCTCGCTCGGGCTGTGGCCCACGGAGGACGAACGGCCCGACGCGGCACGGCGCGAGAGCATCCTGCCGGTGGCGCGGGCGGCGGCCGAGGCCGTCACAGAGGGCGGCACGGAGGTCGCGGGAGTGCGCGGGCCGTGGGCGCTGCTCAAGCACCGCCGCAGGCGGCGGCTCCCTCCGGCGGAGGAGATCGAGGCGACGCCGGAACAGGCCCTGTAGCGGAACGGGCCTCGCGGCAGAGCGAGCCCCACGGCAACGGACCCTGCTCGACGGGCCCCGCCGCAACGGGCCCTGAACGCGGGCCAGTCGGCGGCCCGTGTGCCGGCACCCCCCGGTATCCGCGCTTCCCGGCCTACGGTGGACAGTGGGCCCGGCGCACGGGCCCGGGTACGGCACCCGTACCACTTGGAAAGCAAGCGCTTAGAAAAGAGTCCCGAGTCACACCGTGCAAGCCGTGACCCCCGGACTACGGGCAGGTAGCTTCCCGGAGGAACCCGGAAGACCCGCCTCCCGCAAGGGAATCGGTCCCTCCCGGCGAATTCCGGGTTCCGTCAGGACCCCTGGCCCCGCCAGGGCCCCGGTTCAGCCCGAGCCCGTCGACCCTCTGGAGCCGTGATGCCCGAAGCAGTGATCGTCTCTGCCGCCCGCTCGCCCATCGGACGCGCCTTCAAGGGGTCGCTGAAGGACGTACGTCCCGACGACCTGACCGCGCACATCGTGAAGGCCGCCCTCGACAAGGTGCCGGAACTCGACCCCGCGCAGATCGATGACCTGATGCTGGGCTGCGGCCTGCCGGGCGGCGAGCAGGGGCACAACCTCGGCCGCGTCGTGGCCGTACAGCTCGGCATGGACCACCTTCCGGGCTGCACGATCACCCGCTACTGCTCCTCGTCGCTCCAGACGACCCGCATGGCGATGCACGCCATCAAGGCGGGCGAGGGAGACGTCTTCATCTCGGCGGGCGTCGAGACCGTCTCCCGTTCCGTCAACGGGAGTTCGGACGGCATGCCCGGCACGCACAACCCCCTCTTCGCCGACGCCGAGGCCCGTACCGCCGAGCGCGCCGAGAAGGGCGGCTCGGGCTGGGAGGACCCGCGCGAGAGCGGGCAGGTGCCCGACGTCTACATCGCGATGGGGCAGACCGCGGAGAACCTGGCCCGCCTCAAGGGCGTCACGCGCAGGGACATGGACGAGTTCGGCGTACGGTCCCAGAACCTCGCGGAGAAGGCCATCGCGGACGGCTTCTGGGAGCGGGAGATCACGCCCGTGACGACGCCTGACGGCGACACCGTGGCCAAGGACGACGGGCCGCGTGCGGGCGTGACCCTCGAAGGCGTCGAGGGCCTCAAGCCAGTCTTCCGCCCCGACGGACTCGTCACCGCCGGAAACTGCTGTCCGCTCAACGACGGCGCCGCCGCGCTGGTGGTCATGTCCGACACCAAGGCACGGGAGTTGGGCCTCACGCCGCTGGCCCGGATCGTCTCCACCGGCGTCTCCGGCCTCTCCCCCGAGATCATGGGCTACGGGCCCGTCGAGGCGAGCAAGCAGGCGCTCGCCCGTGCGGGAATGACTATCGGCGACATCGATCTCGTCGAGATCAACGAGGCGTTCGCCGCCCAGGTCATCCCCTCCTACCGCGACCTCGGCATCGATCTGGACAAGCTGAACGTCAACGGCGGCGCCATCGCCGTCGGGCACCCCTTCGGCATGACGGGCGCACGGATCACCACGACACTGCTCAACTCCCTGAAGTGGCACGACAAGCAGTTCGCCCTGGAGACCATGTGCGTCGGCGGCGGCCAGGGCATGGCCATGGTGCTGGAGCGCCTGAGCTGACGGGCGCGGGGATGTGATTTATCCCCCTGGACCGGTGTGTTCCCCCAGCTCACGGGCGCTGTGGCGACGTAGATGACAGTTCACCTCTGTCCTATTCACGGAGTTTGGGACTACGGTCGACTTTCCCTCGGGCTTCTGCCTCGCGCTTTCGCCGGGCGGGGGCCCGGCGGAGGTCTCCTCCGGGGCTGCCCCCGGGGAGGTCCCATCAGCGTTCGGGGGGAACGAACGGAACCAGGAGTACGTCTGTGAGCGCCATATCTCTGCTGCTGCTCGCGACCTCGGTGGCCTCCGCCGCGGTCGCCGGCGCGGCCCTGCACTCGGCGCGCGACCTGCGCCGGCGGCTCGACGAGTGCGCGCGTAACGCCGGTGCCAAGGTCCCGCACGCTCGTTCCGCAGAGGAGATCCACAGCATCGTCGTCGAGGCGATCGCGGAGGAGCGGGAGCGGGAGCTGGCCGAGGCCCGTGCCGTGTGGAGGGCGCAGGAGTCGGGCGCGGCAGGCGCCGACGACGACGCGACGCTCGCCGGACGCGGCACGGAGTACGAGATCGTCCCCGTACTGGACGCACTGCTGCGGGGCCGCGTCGACGAGGACGTCCTGCGCGGGCTTCGCGAGCTCCGGGACCGTGACATGCCGGGGCCGGGCATCTTCGTGCCGCGGCAGTCGGGCCCCGATCTGGAGCCCATGGACCACGGGGACAACCTCACGGACCACGAGGGCCTCACGGAGCACGGCGGCCTCACGGAGCACGGCGGCTTCACCGACCCCGGAGGTCCCGGAGGCCCCCGCGACCACGGCGGCCTCACGGACCACGGCGGCCCGGTGGATCACGGTGTGGACCACGGCGTACCGGGCGACGGCGGCCAGGACCATCAGCACCCCGGGATCGCGGCGGCCCGCCGCCGTCACCCCTCGGAGCCGGACTTCACGCTCCGCGGCGAACCCGCCGTCCCGGCGCAGACTCCGCTGCGCGCGAAGGACCACGAGGGCCGTGAGCAGACCGTGGGGCGCCTGGAGAAGCTGGCGGAGGCCCGTACACCGCTGTCTGACGTACGGCAGGGCCCGCTGGGCACGCTCGACGTCTACCTCTTCCAGGACGGTACGACCGTGTGCCTCTCGCCCGGCCACCGTGAGACGGCGGAGGCCCTGCGCGAGGCGCTGCGCGAGGGCGATGTGCCGGTGCTGATGGGCGGCTCCAGCGTCTCCGGCGCGTACGCCCTGACGTTCTCATACGGCGAGGGCCGCACCGCCTATCTCCTCGCGGACCGCGTCATCGCCTCCCGCTAGGTCGCCGCTGCCCGCAGGGGCTTCGGTGCCCGGCAGGTCATCGCTTGCCGGTCGCGGCGGCGGCGATTCGCGCGGTGCCGAGGTGAACGAGCCCGACGGCGTCGGTGAGTTCATGATCGGCATCAAGTTCGACGACGATTTCCGCCAGATCGTGTGCGGCCACGAGAAGCTGGTCCCCGACCGCGAAAACACCCACGTCCGGAAGCTCCAGCGGGTCTCGTCCGGGGAACTCCAGACGCTGTGCCCGCACCGCCAACTCCCGGGCCAGCGCCAGCCCTTCAGCGGCTGCACCCCTGCGCAGAGCGCTCTCCGGGAGGGTCCGCAGACGGTCCGCGGCGGGCTGCACCGCGGTGATCAGAGAGGCCGTATCGAGCACCTCGCAAGGGTATGCGCCCCCGACACACTGTTGCCAACGTCCGCGCGCTCAGGCACCTTGGCGGGAAGGACTCCATAAGGCAGCGTCCGGAGGCGCCGATGTCCCAGATCTTCTCCGAAGAGACCCACCGGAACATGCTCACCCGCATCCCTCATTGCACCGGCCGAGAAGTATCCGACTGGCTGCGGACCGTCGACGAAGGCCCTTCCCTCTTCCGCTTCGAGGAGAAGGTGAGCTGGCTGCGTGGCGAGCACAACCTCGCCTACGGCCACGCGAAAGCGATCATCCACGAGTACGACCTGCGGCGCGCAGCGCGCCACCTGTAGTAAGCCCCTCTAGGACCTTACTGAGACTTCCTGTTCCACTTCCGGATACTTCCGGTGCGTGCATACGAAGGGCCCGGAGGACGGTGAACGTCCTCCGGGCCCTTCGTCGTGCGGTCCTGCGCTCAAGTCAGCGCGCAGACCGGCGACTTCAGTCGTTGCCTTGCAGAATCGCGATCAGCCGCAGGAACTCCAGGTAGATCCACACCAGCGTCAGGGTCAGCCCGAACGCCGCCAGCCAGGACTCCTCGCGCGGAGCGCCGTAGGAGATGCCGTCCTCGACCTGCTTGAAGTCGAGCGCCAGGAACAGCGCACCGATCAGAATGCCGACGATCCCGAAGAGGATGCCCATCCCGCCGCTGCGGAAGCCGAGTCCGTCACCGCCGCCGAAGACGGCGAACAGCAGGTTCACCATCATCAGCAGCACGAAGCCGATGGCCGCCGCCATCGCGAAGCGGTAGAAGCGGCGGGTGACCCGGATGATGCGGGTCTTGTACATCACGAGCACCGCGGCGAAGACCGCCATGGTGCCCAGCACGGCCTGCATGGCGGCGCCGTCGGCGATGTAGCTGTCGACGAAGTTGCTGATGGCGCCGAGGAAGAGACCTTCCAGGGCCGCGTACGCGAGGATCAGCGCGGGCACGGCCTTGCGCTTGAAGGACTGGACGAGCGCCAGCACCATCGCGACGAGACCGGCGCCGATGGCGAGCGGCAGGGCCAGGTCCGTGATCCAGGCCACGGCCGCCATGACGACGACGAGACCGACCGTCATGCCGGTACGTGCGACGACGTCGTCCATCGTCATCACGCCGGTCTGCGGCGGGGCGGCGGGCGGGGCGCCGTAGGGCTGGCCGACCGCCTGCGGCTGCTGCTGGGCGTAAGGGTTGTTCGCGTAAGGGCTGTTCGCGTAAGGGTTCCCGGCCTGCGGCTGCTGGCCGGCGTCGAAACCGGCATAGCCGCCTGAGCGGCTGAACCCCCGTCGCGAGAAGACCGGGTTGCTGCTCCTCATCTCACTCCTCCATGGCCGCACGGCACGGCACTAGCCTTCAGAGTAATGCGTTAGCAAAACCAGCACGCTACTCCGAAGTCAAGAACGAAGAAAAGCGGCTGCTGGTTCCGTCTTGGTTCCGTTCTTGTACCGCTGCGGCCCGCCATCGACACTGCCCTTACGGGCCCGGACGGGCGGGCCTCGGGGAGACGGGCCGCCCGCGTCAGCCGAAGGTGTGCGTGCCGGGTGCGGTGAGCAGGGCCAGCAGTGCGACGCCCGCGACCGTCCAGGCCACGTAGTCCCCGATGTGCCCGGACTGCAACCTGGCCGGGAGGCGCAGCAGCCGTTCGGTGCCTTCCGAAGGCGTGCGCCGCCGCAGGCCCAGCAGTGCGGCGCCTACGCCGAGCGCCGTCGACAGCAGACCCAGCAGTACGCCGACGGCGGTCCAGTGCGCGGGGGGACCGGGTGCCGGGCGCGGGTTCACGCCG from Streptomyces marispadix includes:
- a CDS encoding cystathionine beta-synthase, translating into MQYHESMIDLVGDTPLIKLNSVTEGIRATVLAKVEYFNPGGSVKDRIALRMIEAAEASGELRPGGTIVEPTSGNTGVGLAIVAQQKGYRCLFVCPDKVSTDKINVLRAYGAEVVVCPTAVDPEHPDSYYNVSDRLVRETPGSWKPDQYSNPNNPRSHYETTGPELWRQTDGRITHFVAGIGTGGTISGTGRYLKEVSDGRVRIVGADPEGSVYSGGSGRPYLVEGVGEDFWPEAYDRGVADEIVPVSDKDSFQMTRRLAKEEGLLVGGSCGMAVVGALEVARGLGPDDVVVVLLPDGGRGYLSKIFNDEWMNDYGFLEEGEATAVRVGDVLRHKEGPIPSLVHMHPEETVGEAIEVLREYGVSQMPVVKPGAGHPDVMAAEVVGSVVERELLDALFAQRASLGDLLEKHMSAPLPHVGSGESVGDLMPVLERADAAVVLAEGKPVGVLSRQDLLAYLASGTKK
- a CDS encoding DUF4287 domain-containing protein; the encoded protein is MSQIFSEETHRNMLTRIPHCTGREVSDWLRTVDEGPSLFRFEEKVSWLRGEHNLAYGHAKAIIHEYDLRRAARHL
- a CDS encoding SGNH/GDSL hydrolase family protein, producing MSKAASARVARRIATAAAYGGGGLSLLGGAAVGLLFTEAQLAKRRIGGSDDEPPKADGVYGAAFAGQHRGRPVRLGFLGDSTAAGQGVQLPRQTPGALLASALAAVAERPVELRNVALPGAQSDDLERQVTLLLSEHDLDLAPDVCIIMIGANDVTHRMPPSRAVRLLSDAVARLRTAGCEVVVGTCPDLGSIEPVGQPLRWVARRLSRQLAAAQTIAVVEEGARTVSLGDLLGPEFAAHPRELFGPDNYHPSAEGYATAAMAILPTLCASLGLWPTEDERPDAARRESILPVARAAAEAVTEGGTEVAGVRGPWALLKHRRRRRLPPAEEIEATPEQAL
- a CDS encoding Bax inhibitor-1/YccA family protein — translated: MRSSNPVFSRRGFSRSGGYAGFDAGQQPQAGNPYANSPYANNPYAQQQPQAVGQPYGAPPAAPPQTGVMTMDDVVARTGMTVGLVVVMAAVAWITDLALPLAIGAGLVAMVLALVQSFKRKAVPALILAYAALEGLFLGAISNFVDSYIADGAAMQAVLGTMAVFAAVLVMYKTRIIRVTRRFYRFAMAAAIGFVLLMMVNLLFAVFGGGDGLGFRSGGMGILFGIVGILIGALFLALDFKQVEDGISYGAPREESWLAAFGLTLTLVWIYLEFLRLIAILQGND
- a CDS encoding acetyl-CoA C-acetyltransferase — encoded protein: MPEAVIVSAARSPIGRAFKGSLKDVRPDDLTAHIVKAALDKVPELDPAQIDDLMLGCGLPGGEQGHNLGRVVAVQLGMDHLPGCTITRYCSSSLQTTRMAMHAIKAGEGDVFISAGVETVSRSVNGSSDGMPGTHNPLFADAEARTAERAEKGGSGWEDPRESGQVPDVYIAMGQTAENLARLKGVTRRDMDEFGVRSQNLAEKAIADGFWEREITPVTTPDGDTVAKDDGPRAGVTLEGVEGLKPVFRPDGLVTAGNCCPLNDGAAALVVMSDTKARELGLTPLARIVSTGVSGLSPEIMGYGPVEASKQALARAGMTIGDIDLVEINEAFAAQVIPSYRDLGIDLDKLNVNGGAIAVGHPFGMTGARITTTLLNSLKWHDKQFALETMCVGGGQGMAMVLERLS